The DNA sequence TCAATGCTCCACGCCATCTTCCCCGTGTCCACAAATTCGGTTCACCCAGAAGTCGACGGGACGAGGCTGAACGCGGACGCACCCAGGAAGCAGCCGGCCGGGCTGAAAGCTGCGGACCACTCCGCCTTCAGCTACAGGAAGCTGAAGGGCGAGCAGGCCATGGCCTGCGACTCCCAGCCCTCGTCCGGCTCCAGCAAGAGCTCGGAGGCCTGCGCCTGGCCCGCTCTGCAGGACGAGGACAGCAATCCGTCCAACGGCAGCGTGCTGAGCTTCGTCAACATTGACTCTTATGAGCCGGACAGCAGCGAAGCGGAGGAGGACGGCCTCAGCTCTGACCCCTCGCTGGGCCTGCAGAAAAGACTGGACGATATGATCTGTGAACTGGGAAAGGAGTTTGACTACCTCAGCGGTTTGCAGTCCTACTTGTACACAAAATCGTGCGAGGAGCCCAAGCCCTCCCAGAAGGACGCCGGCGAGCTCAGGCAAGACGGGTCGGCCTTTCACAGGAGTCTCTCTGAGGGCGAGGAGGGCGCCAGCTCGTCCAGCGACCCCGGCGACGGGCCGGGCGAGCCGGACCAATCGGTGGCCGGCGTTTCCCCGGACGGACTGAAAGGCCCCGACTGCGGGAGCGATCGAGCCGAGGCGGAGATGGTGGTACGGCCCAAAATTCGGAAGCAGACGAGCGAAGGCCACCTAGAAAAGAGAAAGTGCTCCCAGCCCGAAGCTCGCCACCCGTTCGCCAGGCAGCAGGGCGGCAACAAGTGCGGTTCCGCCCCGCCGTTCTTTTTGACGCAAACGGAAAGGCCCAGAAACGAGTTCCTCTTCGATTTCCCGCTGATGGAGTTCAAAGCGAGCGAGTCCCTCAAGGGCGAGAGGGAAGATTCGGAGACGTGCTGCAGAAGGAAACCAGACGCTGAAGACAAATTGTGGGAAAACATGGAGGACTTTGATGAGAAATGTGCGTCACTTATGAAGGGGGACAACAGGTACTTTTCATACTTTATGTTCACGCCATTGGAGGGCTACAAGCTGGGAACTGTTCATGAAACGGCGTCCAATTGTCTTGCATAATTACATGCTCGTTTAAGGGTCACCCATCGTTAGCAATTCCTTTTCACTTAATTGCATCTTACATAATGCAATTGCAGTTATAATCTTTGTACACTTCACATGAAAGTCTTGATCATAACAAAAAGATGGGTGTGAAATGAAGGGCTTGTTCTcataaaatcaaattatttaaatcaaattatttaatttaaccaaATCACATTGTTGtagtgaatattttttaaatgggagaAAATGTTCTGTCGCATCACGGAAAAACCAAATTGACGGCAGATGATCTCAGTTTTCGTGAAACCGCTTGTTAATCCTACAAAACATGTCCAACCCCCACAGCGTGTGCTAAAACACAcgtgcgtgcgtctgtctgAACATATAGGGAGCCTACACATATCATTACACATAAGTTGCACTTGATGACGGAATGATGGGTCTGTGTGATCACATTTGGAACTTGGCTGGTCAGCGAGAGCCCCTTATACATAATAATGCGTGTACGTGCTCATACGTGTTCAGACAGACAAGAGTTGGTGATTGTAGTGTGACGTGGGAGAAGCCGTTCTGAGCTGTTTGTGCTGATGCGTGCGGGCTGACCGCGTGGCGCGTCTGTGTGCTCTGGCGGCAGCTCCGAGTGCAGCGAGGGGGAGTGGTCGGCCTCCTGGACCTCGGACTCGGGCGTGGAGAAGGAGCCGTGCTCCAGCGAGGGGAGCTGGGAGACGCTGCCGGGGCCCGAGGAGCCGGAGctgcgcagcagcagcagcagcctggaGGACGTCCCCGAGCTGGGCTTCGTCCCCGAGTGAGCCCCGCCCCGCGGCCTCCGCAACGTTCCGCGCGGCGCTCTGATGCGGTCGCGCTGTCGCGTCGCCGTCTGTCCGAGACGTGTCGGCTCCGCATAATGGCATTCGACTGCTCACCGGTGTATTTACGCAATTATGGTCGTTCACAGCTATAGTCAAACTTATAGAGGAAACTTTAGTCATTCCGAGGTACCCAaagtccctccctctcttttgtGCCTGAACAGAGTTTGTAGTTGGAACCACTTTTCTACACCAAACAAGAAACAACATTGATACTTTGGTCCCATCAGGTGCTTACCTGGTTATGGGCAGGGTGAATAAACAGTGTAATAGCattgagttatagacagtgtcaTCGGTGTAGGGAAGAGATAATGTCCTTGCTCCCACTAAAGGTGTGTGATATCCTGATATCGGTAGCTATTGGCAAACAAATTAATCTATCAGCAGGCGAGTAGTTGGACATTTGGTCTAAAGCCTTGGATTGTGCCACTGTAACAAGTGTTAATATGGCACAAAGCTAACCATAGCTAACCATCTTTTCACTGTTAAGctccacatttttttcttctagtcAGTCAGGTATGGCCATATTCTGAGTGGCTTTGTCTGGTCATTCTTCCTTGAGTAGAAAAGAGATAAGGTAGCTCTCCTGGAATGAACTGCATCAGTCAGATGTAAGCCTGATGCATGCCCAAGCTTTCAGGTTAAGCACCATGAATGATGGCAGCACATTTAATGCAGATCTAAGTCTCATTCACATTGTAAAGGACCTGTAACTGTGTGCTACTAGGGTAAGTACAAGCCAGATGTATACTATAAATTGCATGCAGAGGGAAGTCTTAAAGTTCACACAAGCCATTCTTATACAAAGTATTCTCTTTATACAAAGTTTGGTATGCATTGCCtgattttttgcattttattgcttATCAAAATTATAAGCTTGAGGGTGACGATTAGACCTATATGTGATTGCATTTATACTACttacttacatttttatgttatttatattcattgtgTTGTAAAACACTTTAAGATCAGttttcaataattaattttttaaaaagaaataatgagtGTAATAACCAGCTGATTGTGACTAAAAGGTGAGTCACATGTCAAAATGTCGCACACCAAGGCACACTCAGTGTAGATTTGCATCAGTTTTCAGAGCGAATTAGCAACTACTATAAAAGCTTCAAATACCTATAGATAAAATTAACTATTTGGTAAACTTGAAAACAGTTTCTTTTAAGGGCAATCCAAATGA is a window from the Anguilla rostrata isolate EN2019 chromosome 14, ASM1855537v3, whole genome shotgun sequence genome containing:
- the pja2 gene encoding E3 ubiquitin-protein ligase Praja-2 isoform X1 — encoded protein: MGQESGKSAWPKPAGGYQTITGRRYGRRHAYISFRPSLARHRKASKENHADWQEMEMNSVDGENSISSRGNISSMLHAIFPVSTNSVHPEVDGTRLNADAPRKQPAGLKAADHSAFSYRKLKGEQAMACDSQPSSGSSKSSEACAWPALQDEDSNPSNGSVLSFVNIDSYEPDSSEAEEDGLSSDPSLGLQKRLDDMICELGKEFDYLSGLQSYLYTKSCEEPKPSQKDAGELRQDGSAFHRSLSEGEEGASSSSDPGDGPGEPDQSVAGVSPDGLKGPDCGSDRAEAEMVVRPKIRKQTSEGHLEKRKCSQPEARHPFARQQGGNKCGSAPPFFLTQTERPRNEFLFDFPLMEFKASESLKGEREDSETCCRRKPDAEDKLWENMEDFDEKCASLMKGDNSSECSEGEWSASWTSDSGVEKEPCSSEGSWETLPGPEEPELRSSSSSLEDVPELGFVPEDQAPLEEGEIPWLSYQEETDSSSDEDPEGAGSHFVHPGLFMLDGNNNFEDDSSVSEDFDADWRLLDDFGDSFGMAQAISYVDPQLLAYMALEERLAQAMEAALAHLESLAIDVEQAHPPATEDVIDSLPQITVLEDHSGQDQCCAICCCEYAKDEVTTELPCHHIFHKICVTLWLRKSGTCPVCRHVLSPALPDAPVPTSFVSDHDTPPSNHSAAGTR
- the pja2 gene encoding E3 ubiquitin-protein ligase Praja-2 isoform X2, translating into MLHAIFPVSTNSVHPEVDGTRLNADAPRKQPAGLKAADHSAFSYRKLKGEQAMACDSQPSSGSSKSSEACAWPALQDEDSNPSNGSVLSFVNIDSYEPDSSEAEEDGLSSDPSLGLQKRLDDMICELGKEFDYLSGLQSYLYTKSCEEPKPSQKDAGELRQDGSAFHRSLSEGEEGASSSSDPGDGPGEPDQSVAGVSPDGLKGPDCGSDRAEAEMVVRPKIRKQTSEGHLEKRKCSQPEARHPFARQQGGNKCGSAPPFFLTQTERPRNEFLFDFPLMEFKASESLKGEREDSETCCRRKPDAEDKLWENMEDFDEKCASLMKGDNSSECSEGEWSASWTSDSGVEKEPCSSEGSWETLPGPEEPELRSSSSSLEDVPELGFVPEDQAPLEEGEIPWLSYQEETDSSSDEDPEGAGSHFVHPGLFMLDGNNNFEDDSSVSEDFDADWRLLDDFGDSFGMAQAISYVDPQLLAYMALEERLAQAMEAALAHLESLAIDVEQAHPPATEDVIDSLPQITVLEDHSGQDQCCAICCCEYAKDEVTTELPCHHIFHKICVTLWLRKSGTCPVCRHVLSPALPDAPVPTSFVSDHDTPPSNHSAAGTR